A window from Opitutia bacterium ISCC 52 encodes these proteins:
- a CDS encoding aldo/keto reductase produces MKRREFIETSAKGILAASLMRNMSQAASIKAGGSDKLGAILPTRPLAGTDDELTLLSVGGYHVGLVEERASQAVIETALEEGVRFFDTAHSYQQGRAEERYGKFLCPKYREHVFLMTKSTAKTADDFQAEFDLSLKRMKTDYVDLLYIHSLSTIEDVDIRKRNGVFDKVRELQAQRRVRHLGVSCHTHMTVARYFLEITRDDPFVCCFQTPVNSVDAGSPGNSFTTQVIPQVIRQGLSHIGMKSLAGGALTGQKLASRDAKVERWPIPGDISLEENFQFILSQPITALVSGMETPDHVRQNARIAREFVKLSDADKQRIVEKVAALQYYEDTRTEIYKTVI; encoded by the coding sequence ATGAAAAGACGCGAATTTATAGAGACGAGCGCTAAGGGGATTCTGGCCGCTAGTTTGATGCGCAATATGAGTCAGGCTGCTTCGATTAAGGCTGGTGGATCAGATAAGCTGGGAGCCATTCTTCCGACGCGCCCACTTGCAGGGACAGATGACGAGCTGACCCTCCTCTCAGTGGGTGGTTACCATGTTGGACTGGTAGAAGAGCGTGCCTCGCAGGCCGTGATTGAAACGGCATTGGAGGAAGGAGTTCGTTTTTTCGATACTGCGCATAGTTACCAGCAAGGTCGGGCCGAAGAGCGGTATGGCAAGTTTCTCTGCCCGAAATACCGTGAGCACGTTTTTCTGATGACCAAGTCCACGGCCAAGACAGCGGATGATTTCCAAGCTGAATTTGATTTGTCGCTCAAACGGATGAAAACCGACTATGTGGACCTGCTCTACATTCACTCACTGTCCACAATCGAAGATGTGGATATTCGGAAACGGAACGGGGTCTTCGACAAGGTCCGTGAGCTGCAGGCGCAGCGACGCGTCCGTCACCTGGGTGTCTCCTGTCATACCCACATGACGGTAGCCCGCTACTTTCTGGAAATTACCCGGGATGATCCATTCGTCTGTTGTTTTCAAACTCCCGTCAATTCGGTGGATGCTGGATCTCCTGGTAACAGCTTTACCACCCAGGTAATTCCTCAGGTCATCCGACAGGGGCTTTCACACATTGGCATGAAGTCCCTAGCTGGAGGAGCTCTCACTGGGCAAAAACTGGCAAGTCGCGATGCGAAGGTAGAGCGTTGGCCGATTCCTGGCGACATCAGCCTGGAGGAAAATTTTCAGTTCATTCTCTCTCAACCGATCACAGCTCTGGTAAGTGGCATGGAGACCCCTGACCACGTTCGGCAGAATGCCAGAATCGCCCGAGAATTTGTTAAATTATCGGATGCGGACAAGCAGAGGATTGTTGAAAAAGTGGCTGCTCTGCAATACTACGAAGATACCCGAACAGAAATCTACAAGACGGTTATTTGA
- a CDS encoding NAD-dependent epimerase/dehydratase family protein: MEKVFLTGASGRIGVRLGQLLLNDGFEVIGLDLAPARLAHEQYSHVQTNYKDGVDLNDCLQGVAYVLHLGAMMSWHPQDNPQMFEANVSATQSLLSAAKDVGVGRFVFASSGEVYPETAAKVFPITEDMPMNPTSFYGLTKKLGEELVSFYQRQGLETVILRFPHTQSADEVLDPDSFFSGPRFFLESKIKQMEFFGNTVVAEKLEALRGDDGPKMIIQHGEEDGLPYQMHIADVRDVAHGVYLAMTHPKAANEIFNLEPDDVVEFDKALPRMAEITGLPLVKAYMPGKAVHYRTSNAKIKELLGFQPEHTFMGMVEENVKKLKDEG; the protein is encoded by the coding sequence ATGGAAAAGGTTTTTTTAACTGGTGCCTCAGGTCGGATTGGCGTTCGCCTTGGCCAATTGCTGTTAAATGATGGTTTTGAAGTGATTGGGCTGGACCTTGCTCCCGCTCGGTTGGCTCACGAGCAGTACTCTCATGTGCAAACCAATTATAAGGATGGCGTGGATCTGAATGATTGCCTGCAAGGGGTAGCTTATGTGCTTCATCTGGGAGCGATGATGTCCTGGCATCCACAGGATAACCCACAGATGTTCGAGGCGAATGTTTCGGCCACGCAAAGCCTCTTGAGTGCTGCGAAGGATGTCGGAGTGGGGCGATTTGTGTTTGCCTCTTCGGGAGAAGTTTACCCAGAAACGGCTGCGAAGGTATTCCCCATTACTGAGGACATGCCCATGAACCCCACTTCATTTTATGGACTGACCAAAAAGCTGGGTGAGGAACTGGTCTCTTTTTATCAGAGGCAAGGATTGGAAACGGTGATACTGCGTTTTCCGCATACCCAATCCGCAGACGAGGTGCTGGATCCTGATAGTTTCTTTTCAGGACCGCGGTTTTTCCTTGAGAGCAAAATTAAGCAGATGGAATTTTTTGGAAACACAGTCGTGGCGGAGAAATTGGAAGCCCTTCGTGGGGATGATGGCCCAAAGATGATCATTCAGCATGGCGAGGAGGATGGATTGCCTTACCAGATGCACATCGCGGATGTAAGAGATGTGGCCCATGGTGTCTATCTTGCCATGACTCATCCGAAGGCTGCGAATGAGATCTTTAATCTCGAACCGGACGACGTGGTCGAGTTTGACAAAGCCTTACCCAGGATGGCTGAGATCACAGGATTGCCCTTGGTCAAAGCCTACATGCCCGGCAAAGCCGTTCACTACAGAACGAGCAATGCCAAGATCAAGGAGTTGCTCGGCTTCCAACCGGAACACACGTTCATGGGAATGGTGGAAGAGAATGTCAAAAAGCTGAAGGATGAAGGCTGA
- a CDS encoding glycoside hydrolase produces the protein MKLITFTLISTAIIGAVTTPISAQDQEPFLYEVRPLFENGEHSGNTYRFRNVGLIQCPNGDLLAFVEARYAVSDHSEKDVLMRRSTDRGITWGPYEAVWGHLDEDHAGWKDPAPVVDETTGRLFYFMNTNESEKRLFYMTSDDNGYNWSDPIRIPDSLLRPEWKRWRNNPGPGIQLKLGKYKHRMLIPGHIVTHEDRHFSVVWYSDDHGETWQVSETAVQGSDEVSIVELSDGRVLMNIRSHGDLDPGLDPDYRNFMYSKNGGESWYGLETVHDLIWESGHGSITRMETSDGNRLFAFNPVVVKRRDLTCFVSYDEGKTWPFKRVIHEAGGYSSVVVMDNYDIALAHNHGHAGQEGIDFVRFNLSWLTDGREHVNEPVQTLPKISINEDHKTIWREDFDLSDGVIHDGGSTAWSTLDAGSTPGGAAISQGKFRVSDADVETIWQTEKIDVADLSKVSIAMDAIKIGNFDRSDSLSIAYQLDDSDAVTVESLNFSSDPEEDFETYQVRHQQVDVSGHQQLQLIIRARVNGADKALYWDRVEVSKPQP, from the coding sequence ATGAAGCTCATTACATTCACACTCATCAGTACGGCGATCATTGGCGCTGTGACAACTCCGATTTCTGCACAGGATCAAGAACCCTTCCTCTACGAGGTCCGTCCTCTATTTGAAAACGGTGAGCATTCGGGAAATACTTATCGGTTTAGAAATGTGGGGCTGATTCAATGTCCCAATGGCGACTTGTTGGCCTTTGTCGAAGCGCGCTATGCGGTAAGCGACCATAGTGAGAAGGATGTTCTTATGCGACGGAGTACCGATCGCGGAATCACCTGGGGGCCTTACGAAGCAGTGTGGGGGCATTTGGATGAAGACCACGCAGGCTGGAAGGATCCGGCCCCAGTGGTGGACGAAACGACGGGTCGGCTGTTCTACTTCATGAACACCAACGAGAGTGAAAAACGACTCTTCTACATGACCTCCGATGACAATGGATATAACTGGTCCGACCCGATCCGTATCCCCGACAGTTTGCTTCGGCCCGAATGGAAACGGTGGCGCAATAATCCTGGTCCCGGCATTCAACTTAAATTAGGGAAATACAAACATCGCATGCTCATTCCCGGACACATCGTGACTCATGAAGACCGACATTTCTCAGTGGTGTGGTACAGCGATGACCATGGAGAAACCTGGCAAGTAAGTGAAACGGCAGTCCAGGGTTCGGATGAGGTGAGTATCGTCGAACTGAGCGATGGACGCGTTTTGATGAACATCCGTTCGCACGGGGATTTGGACCCTGGACTGGATCCAGACTACCGCAACTTTATGTATAGCAAAAACGGGGGTGAATCCTGGTATGGCCTGGAAACCGTTCATGATCTTATCTGGGAATCCGGTCATGGATCCATCACGCGAATGGAAACTTCGGATGGGAACCGCCTTTTTGCGTTTAATCCAGTCGTGGTAAAACGCAGGGACTTGACCTGCTTTGTCAGTTACGATGAAGGCAAGACCTGGCCGTTCAAACGAGTCATTCATGAAGCAGGTGGGTATAGCTCAGTAGTCGTAATGGACAACTACGACATCGCTCTGGCACACAATCATGGACACGCAGGACAAGAAGGAATTGATTTTGTGCGCTTCAATCTAAGCTGGCTCACAGACGGGCGAGAACATGTGAACGAACCCGTGCAAACACTGCCAAAGATTTCGATAAATGAGGATCATAAAACGATCTGGCGCGAAGACTTCGACTTGTCCGACGGAGTCATTCACGACGGTGGTAGCACAGCCTGGTCGACGCTGGATGCTGGCTCTACTCCGGGAGGCGCAGCCATAAGTCAGGGCAAGTTTCGAGTTAGCGATGCAGATGTAGAAACGATCTGGCAAACAGAGAAGATCGATGTTGCCGATCTCTCAAAAGTTTCCATCGCAATGGATGCGATCAAGATCGGAAATTTTGACCGATCTGACTCGTTGTCTATTGCTTATCAACTGGATGACTCCGATGCAGTGACGGTCGAATCTTTAAATTTTTCATCAGATCCAGAGGAGGACTTCGAAACCTATCAGGTCCGCCACCAGCAAGTAGATGTTTCGGGTCATCAGCAGTTACAGCTTATCATTCGAGCCCGAGTTAATGGGGCCGACAAGGCGTTGTATTGGGATCGTGTTGAGGTGAGTAAGCCCCAGCCCTAA
- a CDS encoding VCBS repeat-containing protein, with protein MLSAQNEKTDSLNATLVSGQSIKVGGNHGVGPIASIGISSTPLGYAFVYSGERPDIFVSSDRWYPGFHLYKYMKDTPEGVPVFSAPIEVEVPELTKMEDHLLQDHAVAGYVFQTANGDVFGIWVRHQEIVVARFDRNALRFDVESRIKLAGLPRLPRAATASLDEDGQMTLFLSVSNDTLYKPTLVHHRNAAYRPFDGSGIWMGGIPRDAVYRVELSFSDQPQNTKAVEMVSHENGGQFGINGMAILENKGDPRLILGTMLGGLHTLSGFMPGDTITKRPIVDPNGISLRHPETWTNVIAYPSRNPNSMDILASGEGGMYYYQRLRDNDLLDRISFKPMGELQQVSAELFGGTLVVPNIVDWNGDGRLDIVAGNSQGFFLFFENVSKTSQPLFAPPQRIAAAGELVHIQGQYSSIQGPGEARWGYTCPNVYDWDGDGLLDILMNDVRGMQTVYINVGTKTEPQLASGKPLYLEDLDMHGSWRTRPGIDSLDGRKVYITLNDQDQFHLYYQVDAFNLEEGGKLLLEDGSPIHANFLDAGGRGRTKFESIDWDQDGDFDLIVGTPRHGTVPVADESGLPWSRNKAGAAVLFLENKGSNQKPVFAYPKLLHHRGKPVHLGQHSCSPAVAFFNGKPDLVVGTEKGRFIYYQHEHITWE; from the coding sequence TTGCTTAGCGCGCAGAATGAGAAGACGGATAGCCTCAATGCTACCTTGGTCAGTGGCCAAAGCATCAAGGTCGGTGGAAACCATGGTGTGGGTCCTATTGCATCCATCGGAATCAGTTCCACTCCGCTGGGCTATGCGTTCGTCTATAGTGGCGAGCGGCCAGATATCTTTGTCAGTTCTGATCGCTGGTATCCAGGCTTTCACTTGTATAAATACATGAAGGATACACCGGAAGGAGTACCGGTTTTTTCTGCACCCATCGAAGTTGAAGTACCGGAGCTTACGAAAATGGAAGACCATTTGCTTCAGGATCATGCAGTGGCCGGATATGTTTTTCAGACAGCGAATGGAGATGTCTTTGGAATCTGGGTACGGCATCAAGAAATAGTCGTCGCACGTTTTGATCGGAATGCCTTGCGCTTTGATGTTGAATCAAGAATCAAGCTGGCGGGATTACCGCGCTTGCCCCGTGCAGCCACGGCTTCCCTTGACGAGGATGGGCAAATGACCCTTTTTCTGAGCGTCTCCAACGACACCCTCTATAAACCAACCCTGGTGCACCACCGCAATGCTGCCTACCGGCCATTCGACGGGTCTGGTATCTGGATGGGCGGTATTCCTCGTGATGCCGTTTACCGGGTGGAACTTTCCTTTTCAGACCAGCCTCAGAATACGAAGGCCGTAGAAATGGTTTCCCACGAGAATGGCGGCCAATTCGGTATTAATGGAATGGCGATTTTGGAAAATAAGGGGGACCCCAGGCTGATCCTCGGCACTATGCTTGGCGGCTTGCATACGCTTTCTGGGTTTATGCCTGGAGATACCATTACGAAACGGCCGATTGTGGATCCGAATGGCATCTCGCTTCGCCATCCGGAAACCTGGACCAACGTCATTGCGTATCCATCCCGTAACCCAAACAGCATGGACATTCTGGCTTCTGGCGAAGGAGGAATGTATTATTACCAACGCTTACGGGATAATGATCTTCTCGATCGCATTTCTTTTAAGCCGATGGGAGAATTACAACAGGTTTCGGCCGAGTTGTTCGGAGGAACTCTGGTGGTTCCCAATATCGTTGATTGGAACGGAGACGGCCGGCTCGACATTGTTGCCGGAAACTCCCAGGGCTTCTTCCTGTTTTTCGAAAACGTATCCAAGACGTCACAACCTTTATTCGCTCCTCCACAACGGATTGCCGCTGCTGGAGAACTCGTGCATATCCAAGGTCAATACAGCAGCATCCAGGGCCCGGGTGAAGCACGCTGGGGTTACACCTGCCCCAATGTATACGATTGGGATGGAGACGGCCTGCTCGACATACTCATGAATGACGTCCGGGGTATGCAAACGGTGTATATAAATGTGGGTACGAAAACCGAGCCTCAACTTGCATCTGGTAAACCTTTATACCTGGAGGATCTGGATATGCATGGCAGCTGGCGTACCCGGCCTGGCATTGACTCGCTGGATGGTCGCAAGGTTTACATCACGCTCAATGATCAGGATCAGTTTCACCTCTACTATCAGGTAGATGCATTCAATCTGGAGGAAGGTGGCAAACTATTACTTGAAGATGGTTCTCCTATTCATGCCAATTTTCTTGATGCTGGTGGACGAGGTCGTACCAAGTTCGAATCCATCGACTGGGATCAAGACGGAGATTTCGATTTAATCGTGGGTACCCCGAGGCACGGCACCGTTCCCGTGGCCGATGAAAGCGGACTTCCCTGGTCGCGCAACAAAGCCGGGGCGGCGGTACTCTTCCTGGAAAACAAAGGCTCCAATCAAAAGCCTGTGTTTGCCTATCCTAAATTACTGCACCATCGCGGAAAACCTGTCCATTTGGGACAACACTCCTGCTCACCTGCAGTCGCTTTTTTCAATGGCAAGCCAGACTTAGTGGTCGGCACTGAAAAAGGACGTTTTATCTACTACCAACACGAGCACATTACCTGGGAGTAA
- a CDS encoding sulfatase-like hydrolase/transferase: MNNVYALIGLCLFNLLSAKAQSERQNFIVLLVDDWGWTDGGVFGSDLYETPNMDALAEEGVRFTNAYAACTVCSPTRAAMMTGQYPGRTNVTDFIPGKTVNNTPVLIPDWTQRLEYEHTTIAEALRDHGYKTAHIGKWHLTPRSEHLEVTRPYYPEEHGFDINVAGNQWGVPPGGYFLPNRLDLPGADEGEYLTHELTNRALAIIENWRDDSFFIYFPYYNVHTPIQAPADRTAYFQKQIKSGMTHTDAKYAAMVEAVDQSIGRLRAKLKDLKLDEHTTIILTGDNGGLDRDGRPTDNTPLREGKGSSYEGGVRVPGIVLAPGVSKPGISDEPIITVDVFPTLLDLANIKPSTELDKVLDGKSLVPLLSDTHAELDRDAVFFHYPHYHSEGAVPHSAIRTRDWKLIHFLNDDHIELYHLKEDISEKNDLSNSHPQKAADLLAQLDAWRKEVNAQLPPTNLDFDPSKPVDVSGRGSPTPVRQIDRDRIKAKQINSESDFEVVDSIDMLVGNELDPWKASSFAYEGDLYMWDGVLNTGWGSYISGVTWNKEPPARTNFEIELEARFTDGNDFFLGLTVPVKESYITWIVGGWGGTVVGISDINGSSADDNETTVEMTFEKERWYRCKLRVVDEHIQCWIDDKKIIDVDTQGKKVNLRPGPIIGSAPIGLAAYDTIAEYRNMIWRNLAPNGNQPSRFPKTMD; encoded by the coding sequence ATGAACAACGTGTACGCCCTCATCGGACTCTGTCTCTTCAATCTGCTGTCTGCCAAAGCTCAATCCGAAAGACAAAATTTCATCGTCCTACTCGTAGACGATTGGGGATGGACCGACGGCGGGGTTTTCGGATCCGACCTGTATGAAACCCCCAACATGGATGCCCTGGCCGAAGAAGGGGTACGATTCACCAATGCTTATGCAGCTTGCACGGTCTGCTCGCCTACCCGTGCGGCCATGATGACCGGTCAGTATCCTGGACGAACAAACGTCACCGATTTCATTCCAGGAAAAACCGTGAACAATACACCTGTGCTCATTCCGGATTGGACTCAACGCCTAGAGTATGAACACACCACGATCGCTGAGGCTCTGCGAGATCATGGCTACAAAACCGCTCATATCGGCAAATGGCACCTGACTCCGCGTTCCGAGCATTTGGAAGTTACACGCCCCTACTACCCAGAAGAACATGGATTCGACATCAATGTTGCTGGCAACCAATGGGGCGTTCCCCCTGGCGGCTACTTTCTTCCCAACCGCCTGGATCTGCCCGGAGCCGATGAGGGTGAGTACCTTACACATGAGCTGACCAACCGGGCCCTAGCCATCATAGAAAATTGGCGAGACGATTCCTTCTTTATCTACTTTCCCTATTACAACGTCCACACGCCCATTCAAGCTCCAGCCGATCGCACTGCCTATTTTCAAAAGCAGATCAAATCAGGCATGACTCACACAGACGCCAAATACGCTGCCATGGTGGAAGCAGTGGATCAATCGATAGGTCGTCTCCGGGCAAAGTTGAAAGACCTGAAACTCGATGAACATACCACCATCATACTAACCGGTGATAACGGTGGTCTCGACCGCGACGGTCGTCCTACCGACAACACGCCTCTGAGAGAAGGAAAGGGTTCATCCTACGAGGGAGGTGTTCGTGTTCCTGGCATCGTGCTAGCTCCTGGTGTTTCCAAGCCAGGTATTTCAGATGAACCGATCATTACGGTGGATGTGTTTCCCACTCTGTTAGATCTGGCGAATATTAAACCTTCAACAGAACTAGATAAGGTATTGGATGGAAAGTCACTGGTTCCGCTTCTCAGCGATACCCATGCTGAACTCGACCGTGACGCAGTCTTCTTTCATTATCCGCACTATCATTCCGAAGGGGCTGTACCTCACTCTGCGATCCGCACTCGAGACTGGAAGCTCATCCACTTCCTCAACGACGATCATATCGAACTATACCATCTTAAAGAAGATATCTCAGAGAAAAACGATCTATCAAACTCACATCCTCAAAAAGCCGCCGACCTATTGGCCCAACTCGACGCCTGGCGAAAGGAAGTGAATGCACAACTACCCCCCACCAACCTAGACTTCGATCCAAGTAAGCCCGTCGATGTTTCAGGAAGAGGGTCACCGACTCCTGTCCGTCAAATCGATCGGGACCGAATCAAAGCGAAACAAATTAATTCAGAGTCCGATTTTGAGGTCGTCGATTCAATCGACATGCTCGTAGGCAACGAGCTCGACCCCTGGAAAGCATCCTCCTTTGCCTATGAAGGCGATCTCTACATGTGGGATGGTGTTCTGAATACCGGTTGGGGATCCTACATCAGCGGGGTTACCTGGAACAAGGAACCACCAGCGAGAACCAACTTCGAGATCGAGCTGGAAGCGCGCTTCACAGACGGTAATGATTTTTTCTTGGGACTGACTGTTCCCGTAAAGGAGAGCTACATCACTTGGATCGTCGGCGGCTGGGGCGGTACGGTCGTTGGCATTTCGGACATCAATGGCAGTTCCGCAGATGACAACGAAACGACTGTGGAAATGACCTTTGAGAAGGAGCGTTGGTACCGCTGTAAATTGCGCGTGGTGGATGAACACATTCAGTGCTGGATCGACGATAAGAAAATCATCGATGTTGATACCCAGGGGAAGAAAGTAAATTTACGCCCCGGCCCCATTATCGGCTCTGCTCCCATCGGCCTGGCAGCCTACGACACCATTGCCGAATACCGAAACATGATCTGGCGCAACCTAGCTCCTAACGGAAACCAACCATCCCGATTTCCAAAAACAATGGATTAA